A single genomic interval of Aedes aegypti strain LVP_AGWG chromosome 1, AaegL5.0 Primary Assembly, whole genome shotgun sequence harbors:
- the LOC5571789 gene encoding ras-related protein Rab-11B, producing the protein MGTRDDEYDYLFKVVLIGDSGVGKSNLLSRFTRNEFNLESKSTIGVEFATRSIEVDGKTIKAQIWDTAGQERYRAITSAYYRGAVGALLVYDIAKHLTYENVERWLRELRDHADQNIVIMLVGNKSDLRHLRAVPTDEAKGFAERNGLSFIETSALDSTNVETAFQNILTEIYRIVSQKQIRDPPEGSVIRPNLENIDVKPTNPATDSVRKQCCQ; encoded by the exons ATGGGCACCCGCGATGATGAATATGATTATTTATTCAAAG TTGTGCTAATTGGAGACTCCGGCGTCGGTAAAAGTAATCTATTATCGCGATTCACTAGGAATGAATTCAATTTGGAATCGAAGTCAACCATCGGCGTAGAGTTTGCCACCAGAAGTATAGAG GTCGACGGCAAAACAATCAAAGCCCAAATATGGGACACTGCCGGTCAGGAACGCTACCGAGCGATAACGTCCGCGTACTACCGGGGCGCAGTCGGTGCTCTGCTCGTATACGACATAGCGAAGCACTTAACGTACGAGAATGTGGAACGGTGGCTGCGGGAACTGCGCGACCATGCCGATCAGAACATCGTGATCATGCTGGTCGGCAACAAGAGCGATCTGCGGCATCTGCGCGCGGTGCCCACGGACGAGGCGAAGGGATTCGCCGAACGGAACGGCCTCAGCTTCATCGAAACATCGGCACTAGATTCGACCAATGTTGAAACCGCATTCCAGAACATACTCACTG AAATCTATCGAATTGTGTCGCAGAAGCAGATCCGAGACCCGCCGGAAGGCAGTGTGATTAGACCGAACCTGGAGAACATCGACGTGAAGCCGACCAACCCAGCGACCGATTCGGTGCGAAAACAATGTTGCCAGTGA